ccagttcctggagaaggacatcatgcttggcagagtacaaggtcagcagaaaagaggaagaccctcgatgaggtggattgacagtggctgcaacaatgagctcaagcataacaacgattttaaggatggcgcatgaccgggcagtgtttcgttctgctgtgcataaggtcgctatgagtcggaaccgactcgacagcacctaacaacaacaacatacttctaGCTCAGGTGGACAAACGTGCTGTAGTGAATTGGCTCTCTGACCTCAGGCAAGTTCCTTAACTTTTCTGATCCTCATCTGTGATATGGACACAATTGGTTCCTACAGGGTTATTGTGAGCAATGAACAAGATACAAACCTAAAGCACTtagcccagtgcctagaacatgaTAGGCACCCAAGCTATGTTCCCTTCCCCACTCAGGGTATGAAAGAAATAACTTTACCTAGAATTCAAATCTGAAGTTAGGTTCTGCCCCCTAAATCCTGACTATTTGAGGGTCTGCCTTAGGACTGTGATGAAGgtcaaatgaaataatgcatgtaaagcacttggcataATGTATGACCCAGAAAGCTCAAGAGCTGATAATATCTAACGTTACTATTTTGGGCtcattatgtgccaggcaatgttcTAGCAGTTCACAAATAtgaactcatttaatccccatTAAAACTGACTTAGTGCTCATAACAGGGTAAACTATTaattcccttcctctccctcagtCTGTGACTCCACGCCACCACAGTTTAATTTCTTCTGACAAATTATAAACTAGAAGGCTGCCCCAAATTCTGTGGTGTCTAGTTGGGAAATGAAAGGAGTCCCTGACTCCTTTACTCGTTTAGGAGAGAATCATCCCAGCCCCTAGGTCTGCCCGTATTCCCTccccagggctccaagaaaaAGACATGGATAAACAGTATTCCCACTGGAGTTTATTTCTCAGAGGTGGTCACCAGAGTTTTGATGTCCTCTGTGGCACAGAGAGGCCCCCAAAAAGGTCTCTTAACCTCCCTCCCCAGGTTATGTTCACCCTAGGAATATAGCCTTGGGCGATAATTTAGCGATGGAATATTCATAGAAATGAGGGCCCCAAGTTGCTAAAGTTTACAGGAACGGAGAAACCACAGGACCCAAGAAGACTCTGGGGATTTGAGGGTATTGGGGAAGAATCTCCTCTCTTGGAGTGGAAGCTGTAGGATTTTTTGCCTCTAGGAAATGTGCAGAGctgcagaagaaataaaaaggagatAATAAGATTTAAGTCCAACTTGACCCCATTGTTTATCTCTGTAACCATCCCCCTGCCAGAGCCCATAATAGAGCGATGTTGAAAATTCTAGGTCTCCAAGGACTAATACAGGAGCCACCTTCAGTCCCCTCCCTATAGACACCCCATTGGGCAGAAAAGGAGACAAGAGCCTTCTTCTTTCCTGCTCCCACTCCCAACAATGACAATTTAATCATGCACTCAGCTAGATTCTCGTGCCATTAGCTGAACCCAACAATGACTCCCTCTAAGCCTCATAACcccacaccaccaccactaccaccaaagGTCTAGTAGGCAAGCAGATCAACAGAGATTTTACCTTCTGGATAATTGGACCCAGGGACAGGAGTATAGCCTACTAAATTAAAGGAAGATACTTGATTAGAGGAGGGTCTTTGTGGATAAATATATCTGGAGTTATTCACAGTGAATAGGATAGGAATGGGAGAATCAGTCACAAACAAAAGTAAGCAGAGATTGGGAGCAGGAGAGTGAATAGAGGTTCAGGGGAATCACTCACTAAAGAATCTAGATCTCCACCAGCTGATCAAACCAAGAAAGAAGATGATGAGGCCCAGGCCCAGAGTCACTGCAGACACGGAAACCTTCACCTTCTGTATCGGAGACAGCCCAGGAGCTGCAAAAATAGAATCTTACTACAACCAATTCCTGTTGCTCACTCCCAGAGCAACTTCATTTATTGTGACCTTCACCCAGCAGGTTCAAAAGTTCTTTATCCCAACCCCAAGGCTCTAAATCACACCAACACACTTCCAAGGAAATGGCCTTTCCTCAAACCTCTCATCGTGTGAACCCCTATTCCTAGAGGAACCCTGGGAAACCCATCTCCCCAGAGTTAGCATCCCAGCTTCCAGTTCCTCTCAAGTAAAGCGGGTCCCTTAAGGcattccctttctttccttcactGCAAGGGcacttcttaaaagagtataaagaGTTCCTCACTCCCTTCTCCATTTCCCCCACGGTGACAATGTTTATACCCTTACTTACTCCATCTGAGCAGTTTCCTATTAAAATGTCTGTCTACCTTTCCTAACCTCCAAAATGACATTCCTAACCTCCAAAATGACATTCCTTGATTTATCCTAGTACTTGGGGGTCTCCTACCTGTCCAGATTTTCCATGTGCCCTTCCAGATCCTGTTTATCACATTCCACAGCCCCCAACTTCCTAGAGCTTGTCCCACACTGAATCTTGCCCCTACAGGATCTCTTTTCCATGCTAAAATGAACATTCTACCACCTAAAGAAAGTCCATTGTGCACCCTATAAAGGAGACTTTCCCCAGGAGAGCTTGGGTGAAAATGTGGGTTCCACTCTCTGTTTCCTGTGCCCTCCCCAGCTGCCCAGCAAGATACAACATGCCCCACAAAAAGACGGCTGCCTCAGCAGCCTGTCTGGGATCCTGTTCCCTGGCCCTTTGTAGGCatccttcctctttctcatttcttcctcttttcttttccaagaATCTCCAGATCTGTGTACAACTTCGCTCACTATCTTTATTCACAACACTGGGCTTCAAACAATGGTAATTGGCTTCTTGTTCATTAGTCCCCAAGCATGCACACCAAactgtatactaaaaaaaaactagccgaggttttttcctcccccattatCCCTGACAGAGCAGCCCAAATTCAGTCCTGTTCCCACGCCAAGAGAAAATCCCCTCTTCTGCAAACTTCTTTATTTCTCCCACCCCCATTCCCGATCTGACACAGAATAGTCGAAACCTGAGAAGCCTAGAATATTATACCACAATTGTTCATTCTGAAAATATGGTTACCAAGTCTATAGCCTCTTTTCAGCACAATCGTGCTCCCCTTCCACCCCAAACATGCACCCAGCATCAATTAACCACAAcaccaacaataataataactaactCTGTTCCTTCTTCATCCCACTGTCCCAACCCTGGTCATAAATCCTCCACAAGTTCCTCTAGACTCACTCCCATTCTCAGCATCTCCCTTTCTATGTACACCATGTACCTACCCACATCTCAATGCCTCTGCCATATAGGTGTTCCTTTTTCTACCACCATCTTCCAATATCTCTCTGCTTTAACCCTAACTCCTCCTGCCTGCCATACACTTACTCCAGTCCTCAAGGATGGGCAGAACAGCTCCAATGTGCTCCACCACACAGGTATAGGTGTCTCCAAAAGAAGGGGTTAAAGCTAAATGGGAGAGAGTCTGGTATGTCCAGTTTCCACTGGGTTGGGCAGTCTTCTGGGCACTGCCGTGAGGGGGAATGGGCTGCCCATTCTTCCTCCATGTGATAGTCACATCAGCTGGATAGAAGCCCCATACATAGCAGGCCAGCATCACAGGCTCTCTCGTGTTAAAAGGAGTGACCGGGGCTATTTTCACAGATGGTGGCCCTGTATAAGAAAAGAAACATGGTCATGAAGGAGCatgacattctggctttttgtcCAACCTGGCTTCTTTCCTACTTTAATGTCTCAAAGCTTTGCTAACCTACTCACCTGTACCACCACACATCCCTTTGAAAATGAGAAGTTAGTATTTACTCCTGTTTTGCTCTTTCTCTTCTCCCATTCCTTCATtgacccttcctttctttcttcctccaaaGTTAAGTTTGATCACAATGAGTAGAAGCCTGGTCTGAACTGCAAGCTGTTTCAGAAGAAAGTCATTGCATTTATTTCAAGTACATAAGCTAATGGTAGCCCAGAGTTGTAAGCTGGAGTTTCTAAAGgtaggaaagatttttttttccccacaaatcTTGTTTAACAATTAATTTGCTTAAATAAATCTTCTTCTCCTtggatagttaaaaaaaaaaaaaaaagcctaactcAGGGCTAGTTGTCTTAAATTTGGAGTTAGGGAGAGTCCGTGAgaggcgcaaatggttaagcatttgagtactagctaaaaggttggtggttcagacccacccagaggcgtcttggaagacaggcctggctatctgcttccaaaaggccttgAAAACtgcatgcagcagttctactctgcacacacaggatcgtcatgagtcagaattgactccatggaaactaacaaaaacaaattaatgaGACTGTTAGCATTGCCATCTTTTACCAGTTTATTTTCCTAGGTGGCCCTCCTGCTTTCCTCTGCCTTGGTGCTcttcaaataaaatgttaaaaatccaACAAATTGTATTAAAATTCAGATTCCCTAGCCTGTATCTCCAGATATTCAGTGGAACTGAGGTGGGTCCCAGGAACTTCCGTTTTTAGCAATCACCTCTCCCAGGAAATTCGGAGAAAGATAGTTCAGAAACCTCATCTTAAGAcacactactctgtcctacagagatCTTCTTTTTCTCGTATGAACCTCAAGTCATTGTCAACACAAGGGATCAGCGTAGAGGGAAATTGTCAGAATAGCCTGgggagctgttatggattgaattttgtccctccaaagtatctgtcaacttggagaggccataattcccagtactgtgtgattgcccaccattttgtcatctgatgtgattttcctatgtgttgtaaatcctacctttatgatgtgaATGAGGTAGAATtactggcagttatgttaaggaggcaggactcaatctgcaagattaggttgtgttttaagccgatataagagagaagccagcagagagacatggggaccacataccaccaagaaacaagagccaggagaatagtgcgtcctttggacctggggtccccacgctgagaagctcctggatcagggaagattgataacaaggacatttcccagtgctgacagagaaagaaagccctcccctggagttggcatccTGCATTTGGATTGctagccccctagactgtgagagaataaatttctctttgttaaagccatccgcttgtagtatttctgttatagcagtatatATAACAAAGACAGGAGCCTTTCCAAATATTCTTGCGCCTAGATCTACCTCAGACTTAGAACATTAGAACTGAGGTGAAGAGGCCTGAGCACTTGGGGAAAAGCCATCTTGGTTTATCTGATACATCCCTAATTGAACTTGGATCTGCATCCTGGTCTCTGCTTGCTCACCCATCAATGGCTCCTCACCAGCTCAAACATCACCTCCCCTTCTTTACTTATGTTCCATTCCAGTCAACCACCTTATTTCCCCATGAGTGTCAACCCTCTCCTCTGTCTACATTCCAGTCCACGTACTTCCCTGTTTCCTTCCTGACCAAATCTGAAACCTCTTATCTGCTCAGGAATCCTCCATGGCCTCCTCTCTGTGTTTCCTAATAGCCCCTCTGTGCCCTGTCCTTACGTGTTCTGTGGGTCAGTGACCCCCAAAAGGGCTGGGTATGCGTGGCACAGTCCTGGAGCCCATTTTGCAAACGCTGGAGCAAGTTTTCTTGTTTGTTGAGGTATGCTGAGAGGTAAGTGGCCAAGGCTTTTAGCACCCCAAATTCACGAGGGGCCATCAAGCCTTGCTCTGGGTCCCAGCAGGTCAGCAAATCCTTGTTGAAGGAGACACAATACGTGAAATCCTTTGGAGTCCCTTCATCATCCAACAGACAGTGGCTTTCCACATGGGCCACAAAGCCACCTACAGGAGCCAGAGAACAGGTAGGGGTGGGAGAAAAAGGTCAGAAGTTGTACTCCAAGCCTCAGTTACACCcagctaaaaccaaaccaaaccaaacccattgctatcgagtcgattctgactcatagcgaccctttaggacagagtagaactgccccatagggtttccaagaagtggctggtagatttgaactgccagccttttggttagcagctgtagctcttaaccaccgtgccaccagggccccacacaCCTAACTAGTCCAGCATAAATTCCCCCACTTCACACAGTATCTGCTGACCAAGCTTACATATTTGGAACCAGAGTCACAATTTAAGGGAATAGATGATAGAAGCAGAGAAGTTTTTAGATCAATTTCTTCTTTACGTGAGACTAAGTATGAGGATAGGAGTGGCCCAAGATTATTTGCATGTTTAAACACAATGATTTACCCAGAACACAGACCTTCAGTAAGGCAAATTATTAAGTGAGAAAGGGGGTAAAAGGAGTCAGCCTCGTTCTGTGAAAAGAAGTCAAAAGAAGTGGTCAGCCTCATTGTGTGCTAGAAAGATGATTAAATATTCACTCCACACACACGTATTTACGAAACATtcgctgtgtgccaggcactgtgctaggagcTGGGAATGCAGCAGTACGCAAGACAGACAATATCCTTGCCTACATTCCAGCAGAGGATATATATTACACAGACAATTACACAGTTTAATTAATATTAACATTGCTACAAAGGCGCAGTGCTTTAGGAGTATATAACAGGGAGACAAACTAGTTTGGGGCATCCAAAtccaataaaacaaaactgaacctTCTAGCCCCAAAACAGGAGCGGGGAAGGAAAGGTCCTTACCTGCTCCGGTACAGCTCAGGCTGAGGCCCAGCAGCAGCGGCAAGAGTGAAGTCATACTCTGCTCTGGGAAGACACTGGGAATTCAGTTCCCTGGGCTGGCTCTTCTAGGGGCCTTGGGTCCTGGCCTGCACCAGAAGCTCCAGGCTGGGTAGATGATCTCCAGACACTGAGTGGAATGTAGTATTGCCTGGGCTCCCTGATCCCTGCTAAATAAGTGATTTGGGGATATCTAGCCCCTGGATACTAAATCTGCTCCTGCTGTGTCCTTTAAGTCTGTCGTCCCAAACTAAAACTTAATAGATTGGCTAGGTAGGCGGGGACAGACGTAGAGACAAATAGCTGAATGCCTCACCATAGCATCATCAGTTACTAGGTAAACTTCATTCTGCCCTAGGCTTTGACAGCGGGTCTCCTGGTCTgttgcttcttcttcttttgtattgttgttgctgaaaatatacaaagcaaaacatattgcctattcaacaatttctacacatacaattcagtggcgttAATTATATTCTTCGAATTGTATGTTTCTTAattctttttgtgtgaatttctTGTAGGTGGATTTCTCTAGATCAGTGGAGAGAATAATTTCAGTATTCCCAGGATTTATGCAGCCTGACTGCTCACTGCTTTAACTTTTTCCTCTCAATGTCCTCCCAAAAGACTGGGATGAGGTAACCTCTCTTGTTCTTTGAAGGGAAGGTACCCAGGAAGATATGACATATCTTGGTCGGTCCTTTCACTCTGGAGACAAGAGGACTATGGATCCCTTCAGGGGCAGGTGGCAGGGGCAGGGCTGTTGAGAAGGGAGGAGGCACAGGGAGAGTACAGAGTCTTCTGGCCAGAAAGCAAGGCTGCAGAATAAGGGAAGATGTTCCACTAGagatcaaggccaggggcctgGAAAATTCCTTCCTGGGTCACCATTGTTTCCTCTCTTCTAGCCAGTCAGGTTTCATTTCCTCTTCAGTTATAAGCTGCTTTCCGGGGCCAGGAAACACCATTCTCCTACGCGCAGAGCCATTCACAGCGGCAGACCGCAAGTAGCTCTACTTAAACTCCTTGACAAACAGCTGGTGATGGTCCAGTGCCCACAGCTCACCTGTCTCCCCTGAACTCTAAGCTCCCCTCTGTGTTTCCCGCACTGGTCTTATCTGTCCCAGAGGCATTATGAAGCACTATGAAGCCactagaaaaataagataaagctTCCTCCGCAAAAGAGATTTTAAATGGCAATTCATGCTCCTTATCCCActgtaaaatttatatttgatgGATTTTCCCACTGCAAATTTAAAACTCTCAGTTTGCTTCCCTCTGCTCCCCAACAGGCTTCAGGGCTGTTTATTCTCATCTTAGTTGCTGAAAACTCTTAGAAAGATTTGATTTAATAGTGAGCTAAACAAAAGAGGATAGGAGGGAGCCCCTGGATACCATActtgagacagagcccccacagtgctgtattaaaaatcctgtttcctttgctgcaCTTCTTcccccccagctttgcatttgaatcctgcttttggtTGGAGGTTATACATAAACCCAATTGCACCtggtagtatgattaagaatgttgccgacataacttgtatgaactccctacttgtaaaccccttaaaagtgacttgcctgcctgcccttggggagcagtcttggcagcagcagctcagaCTGACTCCTTTTTCTTGTACTATGAAATAAAtatgcctttcctgttctcccaccttggtctctggTTTATTGGCCGATAGGATTCATGCTGAACAAGAACTCTCCCCCAAAGCCCCTGACCTCCAAGAGAATCTGCtacttataaagaaaaaaaagggggggagggggaagcatGTACCAAAAACGAATGCAAAGATGAATATCAGAAACAAAACACTTATTTTCGTATTACTAATTGAGGTGAACTGAATCTCTGCCCATATTTCCCAGCCACTCCTACTACCAGCCCTACCTTGGTTACTATACCATAACCCCTCTAATGAACCACTATAAGTGTTGGAGCGGGTGTAGAACATGGGGTGGAGGGTGGAACATTTGTTGAGCTCCTACTTTGTGACAGGTACTATGCTGGGTATGTCCTTAATATGCTGTCTTATTTAATCGTCACAGACTTATTaattgtcctcattttacaggtaaaaaaaaaaaaaggcccagagATGCACATCCAAGGTCTGCAGGCTTTAACTCTCTTTCTCATACAGTccctacacacatatacactcaaATACACGTGTACTTGAGTGTGCCTACACACTCACTACATCCTGGATGGGGAGACCCAAG
This is a stretch of genomic DNA from Elephas maximus indicus isolate mEleMax1 chromosome 1, mEleMax1 primary haplotype, whole genome shotgun sequence. It encodes these proteins:
- the LOC126078997 gene encoding HLA class II histocompatibility antigen, DM beta chain isoform X1, yielding MTSLLPLLLGLSLSCTGAGGFVAHVESHCLLDDEGTPKDFTYCVSFNKDLLTCWDPEQGLMAPREFGVLKALATYLSAYLNKQENLLQRLQNGLQDCATHTQPFWGSLTHRTRPPSVKIAPVTPFNTREPVMLACYVWGFYPADVTITWRKNGQPIPPHGSAQKTAQPSGNWTYQTLSHLALTPSFGDTYTCVVEHIGAVLPILEDWTPGLSPIQKVKVSVSAVTLGLGLIIFFLGLISWWRSRFFIGYTPVPGSNYPEGKISVDLLAY
- the LOC126078997 gene encoding HLA class II histocompatibility antigen, DM beta chain isoform X2; the protein is MTSLLPLLLGLSLSCTGAGGFVAHVESHCLLDDEGTPKDFTYCVSFNKDLLTCWDPEQGLMAPREFGVLKALATYLSAYLNKQENLLQRLQNGLQDCATHTQPFWGSLTHRTRPPSVKIAPVTPFNTREPVMLACYVWGFYPADVTITWRKNGQPIPPHGSAQKTAQPSGNWTYQTLSHLALTPSFGDTYTCVVEHIGAVLPILEDWTPGLSPIQKVKVSVSAVTLGLGLIIFFLGLISWWRSRFFSYTPVPGSNYPEGKISVDLLAY
- the LOC126078997 gene encoding HLA class II histocompatibility antigen, DM beta chain isoform X3, whose translation is MTSLLPLLLGLSLSCTGAGGFVAHVESHCLLDDEGTPKDFTYCVSFNKDLLTCWDPEQGLMAPREFGVLKALATYLSAYLNKQENLLQRLQNGLQDCATHTQPFWGSLTHRTRPPSVKIAPVTPFNTREPVMLACYVWGFYPADVTITWRKNGQPIPPHGSAQKTAQPSGNWTYQTLSHLALTPSFGDTYTCVVEHIGAVLPILEDWTPGLSPIQKVKVSVSAVTLGLGLIIFFLGLISWWRSRFFIGYTPVPGSNYPEALHIS
- the LOC126078997 gene encoding HLA class II histocompatibility antigen, DM beta chain isoform X4, coding for MTSLLPLLLGLSLSCTGAGGFVAHVESHCLLDDEGTPKDFTYCVSFNKDLLTCWDPEQGLMAPREFGVLKALATYLSAYLNKQENLLQRLQNGLQDCATHTQPFWGSLTHRTRPPSVKIAPVTPFNTREPVMLACYVWGFYPADVTITWRKNGQPIPPHGSAQKTAQPSGNWTYQTLSHLALTPSFGDTYTCVVEHIGAVLPILEDWTPGLSPIQKVKVSVSAVTLGLGLIIFFLGLISWWRSRFFSYTPVPGSNYPEALHIS
- the LOC126078997 gene encoding HLA class II histocompatibility antigen, DM beta chain isoform X5 gives rise to the protein MTSLLPLLLGLSLSCTGAGGFVAHVESHCLLDDEGTPKDFTYCVSFNKDLLTCWDPEQGLMAPREFGVLKALATYLSAYLNKQENLLQRLQNGLQDCATHTQPFWGSLTHRTRPPSVKIAPVTPFNTREPVMLACYVWGFYPADVTITWRKNGQPIPPHGSAQKTAQPSGNWTYQTLSHLALTPSFGDTYTCVVEHIGAVLPILEDWTPGLSPIQKVKVSVSAVTLGLGLIIFFLGLISWWRSRFFTLHIS